A region of Takifugu rubripes chromosome 6, fTakRub1.2, whole genome shotgun sequence DNA encodes the following proteins:
- the LOC101076009 gene encoding dnaJ homolog subfamily C member 25 isoform X1 yields the protein MSSRTDLRGGSDRCPQIVKPWWFVALLVLSVSYLPRATALVEGLYCGTEVCYDVLGVTREATKGEIARAYRQLARRYHPDRFRLEEPSLEGETKESAQKRFLVIATAYETLKDEDSRRDYDYMLDHPEEYYQHYYAYYRRRLTPKVDVRVVILVTICAISVFQYYSWHSSYNEAINYLVTVPKYRIQATEIARQQGLLNRPKEKGKNRRSKEEIREQEEEVIRDIIKHKIDIKGGYQKPNLSDILLCQIVLFPYYLTNYVAWYVSWFYRFTICREEYGDEEKLYIIRRYMKMSQSQFDSLDEPLRHSFLEKQLWIKENYEVYRKEQEEEMKAKMATDSRMKRYRRWMRNEGPGRLTFADD from the exons ATGTCTTCTCGCACGGACCTACGCGGTGGTTCTGATCGTTGTCCGCAGATCGTGAAGCCTTGGTGGTTCGTCGCCCTTCTTGTTCTGTCCGTGTCCTATCTCCCGAGGGCCACAGCGCTGGTGGAAGGTCTGTACTGCGGCACTGAAGTCTGCTACGATGTGCTCGGCGTCACCAGAGAGGCCACCAAAGGGGAGATCGCCAGGGCTTACCGGCAGCTGGCACGCCGGTACCACCCTGACCGTTTCAGGCTGGAGGAGCCTAGTTTAGAGGGAGAGACCAAGGAATCTGCCCAGAAAAGGTTCCTGGTCATCGCGACTGCGTACGAGACGTTAAAG GATGAGGACAGTAGACGGGACTACGACTACATGCTGGATCATCCCGAGGAATACTATCAACACTATTATGCCTACTACCGCCGGCGCCTAACCCCCAAAGTTGATGTCAGGGTTGTCATCCTGGTCACCATCTGTGCCATCTCAGTCTTCCag TATTACAGCTGGCACAGCAGCTATAACGAGGCCATCAACTACCTGGTGACGGTCCCAAAGTACCGAATCCAGGCCACAGAAATCGCCAGGCAGCAAGGTCTTCTCAACCGGCCCAAAGAGAAAGGCAAAAACCGGCGCTCCAAAGAGGAAATCcgtgagcaggaagaggaggtgatccGCGACATCATCAAACACAAGATTGATATCAAAGGAGGCTACCAGAAGCCCAACCTATCGGACATCCTTCTGTGTCAGATCGTGCTCTTCCCTTACTACCTGACAAACTACGTGGCCTGGTACGTCTCCTGGTTCTACCGCTTCACCATCTGCAGGGAAGAGTATGGAGATGAGGAGAAGCTCTACATCATCAG GAGATACATGAAGATGTCCCAGTCTCAGTTCGACAGTCTGGATGAACCCCTCAGACACTCATTCCTGGAGAAACAGCTGTGGATCAAAGAAAACTATGAG GTGTACAGAAAGGAGCaagaagaggagatgaaggcGAAGATGGCAACTGACTCGAGGATGAAGAGATACCGCCGTTGGATGAGGAACGAGGGCCCGGGCCGGCTGACCTTTGCTGACGACTGA
- the LOC101076009 gene encoding dnaJ homolog subfamily C member 25 isoform X2, translating to MSSRTDLRGGSDRCPQIVKPWWFVALLVLSVSYLPRATALVEGLYCGTEVCYDVLGVTREATKGEIARAYRQLARRYHPDRFRLEEPSLEGETKESAQKRFLVIATAYETLKDEDSRRDYDYMLDHPEEYYQHYYAYYRRRLTPKVDVRVVILVTICAISVFQYYSWHSSYNEAINYLVTVPKYRIQATEIARQQGLLNRPKEKGKNRRSKEEIREQEEEIVLFPYYLTNYVAWYVSWFYRFTICREEYGDEEKLYIIRRYMKMSQSQFDSLDEPLRHSFLEKQLWIKENYEVYRKEQEEEMKAKMATDSRMKRYRRWMRNEGPGRLTFADD from the exons ATGTCTTCTCGCACGGACCTACGCGGTGGTTCTGATCGTTGTCCGCAGATCGTGAAGCCTTGGTGGTTCGTCGCCCTTCTTGTTCTGTCCGTGTCCTATCTCCCGAGGGCCACAGCGCTGGTGGAAGGTCTGTACTGCGGCACTGAAGTCTGCTACGATGTGCTCGGCGTCACCAGAGAGGCCACCAAAGGGGAGATCGCCAGGGCTTACCGGCAGCTGGCACGCCGGTACCACCCTGACCGTTTCAGGCTGGAGGAGCCTAGTTTAGAGGGAGAGACCAAGGAATCTGCCCAGAAAAGGTTCCTGGTCATCGCGACTGCGTACGAGACGTTAAAG GATGAGGACAGTAGACGGGACTACGACTACATGCTGGATCATCCCGAGGAATACTATCAACACTATTATGCCTACTACCGCCGGCGCCTAACCCCCAAAGTTGATGTCAGGGTTGTCATCCTGGTCACCATCTGTGCCATCTCAGTCTTCCag TATTACAGCTGGCACAGCAGCTATAACGAGGCCATCAACTACCTGGTGACGGTCCCAAAGTACCGAATCCAGGCCACAGAAATCGCCAGGCAGCAAGGTCTTCTCAACCGGCCCAAAGAGAAAGGCAAAAACCGGCGCTCCAAAGAGGAAATCcgtgagcaggaagaggag ATCGTGCTCTTCCCTTACTACCTGACAAACTACGTGGCCTGGTACGTCTCCTGGTTCTACCGCTTCACCATCTGCAGGGAAGAGTATGGAGATGAGGAGAAGCTCTACATCATCAG GAGATACATGAAGATGTCCCAGTCTCAGTTCGACAGTCTGGATGAACCCCTCAGACACTCATTCCTGGAGAAACAGCTGTGGATCAAAGAAAACTATGAG GTGTACAGAAAGGAGCaagaagaggagatgaaggcGAAGATGGCAACTGACTCGAGGATGAAGAGATACCGCCGTTGGATGAGGAACGAGGGCCCGGGCCGGCTGACCTTTGCTGACGACTGA